The DNA region CTCCCGAGCCCGTGTCCGTTGCGGCCTGAacgcgcgcacgcgcgctAAGCTTAAACAGGCCAGAAAATATCTTTTCAGACAGGGAAAAGACGGCTCCTTCAGCGAGCCCGGCCGGCGCGCCGCGGCTCCGTTCGCATGTGTACCACGGCTGTGTGTAGACGACTTACTTGTATTATAACTACGTTCTCGTACGGACGATGATCATCGTGCAAAACCACTCGGATCATTTTCTATCACGACAACCTAAAGTCTCCGAGTTCCTTGGCATAATATCGCAAACACAGACCACTGCAAGCGCACTCCAGCCCGGCCCCAGCACTGGTAGCAGTAGCTTTGCATCTAATTCATAATGGCAGAACGAATCCTTTCTAACCCAGACAACAACAACCTGAAAGCGCAGACCCTGGATCATGACATCCCTGCCCCTAGGGAAATCCCTCAGGAGGAGGTAGTTCTCAAGCGGGTCGCGCGGCCTCTGAGGCACGTCAAGTACATTCCTGTGAAAAGCCTGGCGtttttctccaagaacAACCCCCCACGGTTCTCTTACGAAACTCGCATCAAGACGCCTGTTCCGAAGGACAAGCTTGTGGTGCAGGTTCGAAATGCGGCACTGAATCCCGTGGATTTGAAGATAATGAACAGCTATACACATAACATGAATCGCGAAGTTGGCTTGGGCAGAGAATATAGCGGTGTCATCACGGAGGTCGGAGGTGACCTCCACTCTGAGTGGAAGGAGGGCGACGAGGTGTATGGCGTATTTTTTCACCCCAACCTAGGCTACGGCACTGTGCAAAGCTCTATTCTGGTCTCGCCGGCACAGGACGTGATTCTGCGCAAGCCCTCCAACATCAGCTTTCAGGCAGCCTCCGGCACCCTGTTTTGCCTTGGCACGGCATTCAACATTTTGGACAGCTTGGAATCCAAAGGGCAGCTCAACGAGTCCACCAATGTGCTCATCAATGGAGGCACCACGAGCGTTGCTATGTTTGCTATTCAGCTTTTAAAGTATCACTACAGAATCCCCAAGAAACTCGTCGTTTTGTGCTCCGAGTATGGCGCTACTCTTTTGAAATCTCACTTTCCAGACCTGTGCGACGAGCTAATCTTCGTCAACTATGTGATGAATGCCAGACGAATCTACAAGCCGCTCGAGGACATGATAAATAACAGGGAAACTATCAGTTACGAGGCGGAGTCTGGTCAACCAATATCCAGCCCTTACGACCAGGGGAAGTTCAACTTAATACTCGATTTTGTGGGCGGATATCAACTTGTCAGCCATAGTAGCtccttgttgaaaaagaacgGCGCTTATGTGACAACAGTAGGCGATTACCGGGCAAACTATGCCAAGGACGTTTTTAACTCCTGGGACAACCCTAGTGCCAATGTCagaaaagtttttggcagAATCCTGTGGACTTTTGACTACACTCACTTCTACTTCGATCCAAACGCTAAATATGCTAAAAACGATTGGCCAGCCAAGTGTgcagagcttgttgaaagcGAGGTGGTGAAATGTGTTGTGGACAAAGTGTACGACTGGAAAGACTTCACGCAGGCATTGGACTACCTGAAGCAAGGGCACTGCCACGGCAAGGTCATTTTGGATATTGagaaattttgatattttaACGACATGTCAAGTTTATAATGCTTTTATGAATGAGTCTTCTAATTTATGATTCCGCCTCAATATCACATCGGGGCGCCGTTCCTTAAGGACTGCGCATAACGTTGGCGCTGTTCATTGATGCACATATTTAGTCACCTCCGGCGGTCGCACGCGCGTTTACGTAGCATGATGTGCCTGTTCCTAACCCAGGCTTTTTTCTCAAGACAGCGCCCAAAACATGAATAGTGTTGCTGCGAAGAAAACGTATAGCCAAGGCCTTCCGTTGTTAGGCTTCACAGCACCGCTCTGACgctctttcaacttttcaagctctttctgAGCTCTGATTCTGTCCTCTGGGTCTGTAATATCCGAAATGTTGACGGCTTCCTCTTTGGCCGCCTCCTCTAGAACGTCTTTGTCTacgtcttcttccttaGTTTCTCCGCTCCTCTTCAGCTCGTTGAGATATGCAATATTCTCTTTGACCAGCTCAGGGAAAACAGCCTTGAACCTTGCGTTCCTGAAAGCATTATACTCCTTGGATACGCGCgccatcttcttcttgtggtCCGATGTTGTCGTGATAGCACCAGTGGTGCTCTCGTCGCTGGTCATGAAACTCAGCAGACCGGTCAAAATAGTCGACACGGACCAAGACGGATTCCATGTGTCAGGATGGTAGTCACTCATTGAAAGGCATAGCCTAGTGTCCTCCTTGAAACGCCCGCTTGGTGTCACCATTCTGATGGCAGGAGGTTTGAAGGGATAATCCGATGGAAACACTAAAGTCCCATGGTACTGGCCACCCTCGTAAGGCGTGTCTGGTGGGCCTGTGATCACGTAATGCCACTCCAGAATGTTGTCTTCGTTGGGTTGTGCTATTATGAATGGAGGTGGGTTCTCCACCATTGACTTATACTCTTTTGTCAGCCTTTTCTGCGCTTGTCTTGTCGCCATATTTGGATTGCTGATATTTTACGATGAAGCGCTTGAAGCTAACTCCTAGCTCTCCTATGAATACGTTCGATTACTCGTTCAACTTATCTTCAACACTTCGCTGTCAATTTCAGGCTCATCCCAAAAGTAGACATCTCTATACACGTTAAACCCCAGAAAGGAGAAACTCAACGCTAAAAACGTTTTATTTAGCCCGGTTCCACGAGGAGAATTGGATGACTCTCGTGTCATAGTCTAAGCTTTTCGGTTTGAGGCTTTTGCCCGCAGTCTTCCTTAGTTTGGCTTCAATAAATTGCAGAAACAACCAAAGGGCCCATATATTTCGATTCAAAAATGTGTTCTGAAGGAAACGTTGGCATTGGCATTAGATGGGACACTTGAATCCctggaagagctgctcCATACCCTCCTTCTCTAAAGGTAGTGCAGTGGTTGTGTTTATCATGTGATCAATGGCGTGCTCGACATCAATAAAATTTTAGATGCATAAGGAACTAATCTGATGAGCTCCGGAGGTGATAAGAACTTGCTAGACATAGACGCCCCCAAGCCTTTTTGGATGAGTTCTAACagcatcaagctcttgTCGGGGAACTCTCACCCTGAGCTTGCAGAGAAAATTGCGCGAGTTCTGGGTCTTTCGCTGTCCAAAATCGGCGTGTACCAGTACTCTAACAAGGAAACATCAGTGACGATTGGTGAGAGTATCCGCGATGAAGACGTATACATCATCCAAACTGGAAGCGGTCAGCAGGAAATTAACGACTTTCTCATGGAGTTGCTTATTATGATTCATGCGTGCAAGACGGCGTCCGCGAGGCGAATCACCGCTGTCATTCCCAATTTCCCCTATGCTCGCCAAGACAAGAAGGATAAGAGCCGTGCCCCAATCACTGCCAAGCTCGTTGCAAACCTCTTAGAGACTGCGGGCTGTGACCATGTTATTACCATGGACCTGCATGCGTCGCAGATCCAAGGGTTTTTCCACATCCCAGTGGATAACTTATATGCCGAGCCCAGCGCCCTGAACTACATCAAAACTACAACCGACATAGAAAACGCAATCCTTGTGTCTCCAGATGCAGGAGGAGCTAAGAGGGTTGCATCTATTGCCGACAAGCTAGATTTGAATTTTGCGCTGATTCACAAGGAAAGGCAGAAAGCTAACGAGATTTCGAGAATGGTCCTGGTTGGTGACGTGAGAGGAAAGTCATGTATTTTGATCGACGACATGGCAGACACTTGCGGCACACTTGTAAAGGCTTCTGACATGCTTTTCGACAACGGCGCCAAAGAAGTTGTTGCACTGGTCACCCACGGTATATTTTCAGGGTCAGCTCGagagaagctgaaaaacagCAAACTTTCCAGGATTGTGTGTACTAACACCATGCCTGTTGATTTGCAACTAGACATTTTCGACCAAATTGATATCAGCCCCACTCTTGCCGAGGCAATCCGCAGACTGCACAACGGAGAGAGTGTTTCGTACCTGTTCACTCACGCGCCAGCCTAAAGTTCCGCTGAAGTGCTTCTCCTTGATCGTTGATTAAACTCAAAACTACACGCTTTAAATAATTGATTAACCTCCCATCGAATATACTCAATGTAACGCCTTATCACGTAATGTCCCAACTAATGCTTTAACAGTTCCGTGCCTTAGTCCTTCGGCgaccttttgaagctaaaaattcttgaacgCCTCTTTAACCCTTTGCTCGATAACTTTCTCTCTCCCCGGCGTTCCTCGGGCACCTCCTCAAGGGTTGTATTTTGATCGTTTTTGCCGCTTTCTGAGCCAACCCGTATTTTCTCGTCAAGTTTTATCAATTCGTCAACGCATTCGGCATATTCCTGCGACTTGTCATTACCACTAGTGGCCCCGGCGGTCTTCTCTCTATAAAACAGCAGGTAGGCGGTTGTGAGGTCGTCGGAGTTTCcaacaaacttcaacacaGTTGATTCATTCACTGTCTCAACTGTTTCGTCGTCGAAAAGAAGCCACCCAAACCTTTCATTTTTGCAGAGAGAGACGTAATGGCCATGATGAGGGCCCCCGCCCATGTGAACAACGAGGCCTACCAGCTCGTACTGTTTGCAGACAGATGCATCAAAGGTAGAGCAAACTTTAAGATCGAGCGGGTATCGTATTCTATTGAACAGCTTAACATTGCAgttttgttcttctgaGTATTTGAACCTCTTCATATGCAAAGCGAGGTAAAATGGTAGTTGTTTTAGACCAACAACCCTCTCGGCCTCCTGTAGGCCACAGCACTCGTCACAATAAAACTTGTTGGCACCGTTAAGTAGTTCTTTCTGGTGATAGTCAGCCAAAGTTGTCTGAATGTCGGTTTCGCCGTCATCTTGAACTTCTATCGCGAAATCCAAGAATGGTTCATTACGGTACGTCATGTTATCACATGTCAAGCACTTGGTTCTATTTGTCAAAGTGCCTTTGAAGAGTCGGTCAACAAAATTCAAGTGGTTGTCATCCATAGGGTTTGTTGTTTCATGGGCTTGGATGTTGTTTTTGGAATGTGCGTTGATGTAGTCACTTATATcattcaacaaaaagttcaaaaattcatGGGCATCTTGATGCATGGTACTGCTAAAGAGAATATTCTCTCGTTTTAAAGTCTCGACAAATTGTATTGGAGACACGACGCCTGTTAAAAACTTGTTCTCAGTAATGCTTTCATAAAGGTCCTTCAATGCAGTGTATAAGCTAGGTTTCTCTCCCTGCGGCAGGTAGTCGATCAGAGAATGATCAACATTCAAAACCGGGCCTCTTATAAGGGCAGAACTTTTCCGTTCTTCACTTGACGTTTCCTCGGGTCTAGTAGAAGACGCTAGCGAGATATTTGGAGGGGATGACTCCATGACAGAGCTCGAAGACGATGATGCCGAGTTCGATGGCGGCGTCCTTTGTACAGACctcttttggcttttccCGTTCACGCGCCCAACAACGATTCGCGTGAAGCCTTCATGCAGTTTTTCCGTTATAGCATCAGAGGCCATCACCGTGCCATGAACAACAGAGGCGTTATGCAAGCGCTGAGCTCGTGCTGACATCCCAGGTTTCAGAGAGGATGCAGAGGTTTTCCTGGAAGGCTCTTTTCCGAGAGAGCCTGCGCTTCCGCTGGAACTggagtttttcttggcatTCTCGCTCCCGTTATTCGAATGGGTAAAGCTGGTATCGTCGAAAATTCGAGGCTTGATGCCAGGCATCTCAGACTTTCGCCTCCGAGGCAGGGAAGACGGCCTTTCTGGGAATTCTAACAGGTTTACGCGGAGCTCTGGTAGGTTGTAAATGACTTGCAGCACCGAATTGCAGTAGCAGGTGTTTCCAAAGTTTTCGTAGCCAAAAACCTTGTTTGAGCCATCTCCATATGGCAAGAGAGGCGTCACTGAAGGCTTGATCAGGGGAAAGTAGTCGTATTCAGACTCCAGGTCCTCAAAATCGCTGATCGCGGACGAAGAATGGTACGCCTTCTCAGACACAGGGTCGCTAGCATCCTGGCTGCCGTGAATATGGCTGCCGGTCTCGCGGTTGCCGCTGGGGTATCCATTTTCTGTGACACCGTCGGGGCCcgaggaagacgagctATTGCCGTCCGACGGCGTTATCATGCTCAAAATTTTGCCTCCCAGGGATAATTCTGCGCCATCACCCTTCGCTCCACCAGCCTGTGTATCTTTCGCGGCCGAATCTATCTCGCCATGCAAACCCTGTGTTGCCGGCTTGTGCCTGCTCGGCTTGTCGCTGCGTGTAAGCCACTTTCTCAACGACATTCGAGAGGCCTGAGTTCCGAAACCGCCGTATCAACTGTCACAGCCTTTCGAGTCTGGATCAATGCTCTGACTCGGCTCCGACAATCCGTAGAGATCTTCGGGTGgtgaagaacttgaacttgccGTCGTTCTCCAGGAACTGATACTGATACCATGCTATTAAAATAGCTCGTTGTAATTATATACGAAACAGTACGCCGCCTATCTATTCAatcttttttctccaagACCTTGTTCCTACTATGCGCTACAAAGTGGATTAGCGCCATTGACCAGTTAGTCGCACTTCGACCCGCCCATCTCAATGTGTGCGATGGTACTGGGCTCGaatcttttccaagttttcttcCGCGAAAAAGATAGGAAGATCGGGTATATAACAGCCGAGAAGTCATCCGATAGTTATTTACGTGCCCATGATTTATAGCCTCGGGGTCCCAACAATACAATAGAATCCGGGGTTAAGCCGGGTAGCAAAGGTTCAAAAATTGGAgatcaaaaataaatgcCATTTCCTAGAATCGAACCAGGGTTTCGTCGGCCACAACGACGTGTACTAACCACTATACTAAAATGGCTTTAATGAATTACTCTGTAGACATTACAATATTCATGGTTTAAAATAATCATAAGGCTGGCAAGCTCAAATTTAGGCTCACAGCAGGCGAATGGCTAAAGGCTAGTTATGCACATGTTGAGAATATATAATTATGTAGATACCCAGTCGCTTGGCATCAAAATTCGGGCGCCATGTTGATATCGAACCAACCCAGAAAGTCGTCGTTGCTCGAATTTCCCTCGATCCATCCTGCACTTTgttgctggaaaaaattgTCCAGATCGGAGGCTTGCTGATTCTGGGATTGCTGAGGCTGCATGAGAGCTGCGGCTGCGCTCTCGTTCTTTTCGGAACCGTCTCCCGCCAAGAACATGTTCAGACTTGAGTATGAATTTGTGTGCAGCGGTGGCGATCCCGCGACAGCTTCCAAGGGAATCGCTTTGGCTAGGGAAGCGGCCAGTGGGGCGGAGGTGTTCATAGAAAATAACGAGTCCGTGTTGCCGGTAGCAATCGATGAGGATACGTTGGCTGCGCGGCGAGCAGTGCCAGGTGTCTCTGCTGATGGAGTGCTGGCAGAACGCTGCATAGGCTGCTCGAAAAGCAACGGCGACTTGGGCATTATGTCTTCGGTTGTGACGCTTGCCTTCAACGAATTAGGAGGGGCGGTCGCGTTTCTGGAGTCCGCGGCAGACACCGCATTCTGGTCCTGAGCGGTCAACGATGGGTCGAGCTTCACGCTCCCGGTCTCCTCCAGCACTGAGATCGGAATGCCGTTAATGTAGCGGATGGGGCCCATCTGGTCCCCTTGTCTCTCTGCCAACTGTTTGGCCTGCTGGATGGCATTCTTGGTAGGGATCAAAGTTGTGACTGTCGTACCGCCAGGGGTTGTCTGCGTGATTGTCTCGAAATCCTCCTTCGAAATTTGATTGTAGAAGGGCAACGGGAACAGTTTTCTTTCCTTGCTTGAAGAGTCgttgttgttcttgctgTCTGCCATTCTTTCCAAGCGCTTGGATAGCTCCTCTCGGTAGTGGGGGTCATTTTGCCTTCTTCTGGCTTCGTGAATGCACCAAACTAGGTCGTAGAACAGGGTCCCTGTCAGGTGGGATCGCATCCGCGTTATGAtcccttcttcttcaataaatATCTCCGGCTGCGATATCAGCACGAAGTTCAGCTTCTCTAGGACGCTAGCAGTCCTTGAAATATCGTTCTCCACACTCGCGGTCCATGCCGTCAGTTGGTTTCTGTACAGCCTGTGCACAGTAACGATGGACTGTCTCGCAGAGTCAACATACTTGTCCAGCAGTAGCGGTGTCAGTTGAAGCTTGAATAGTATGAGCGCGGAATATGTCACGCTCTGTCTCACATAAATAGGTAATTGGATTAGGTTTGCactttccaaaagctttgtcAATAGTGTGACCACCTTGGTCGCGCACAAGTAGGCTTCCGTAACGTACTTGCTTTGGTCCTCGGTCGGAGTGCCTGGGAGAAATGCAAAGCAGCAGATCATTAGCTTCACGTACAAGTAGTACATTTCCACCACGGTGTCCTCCTCGAAGCTGAATTTGGTGTTGAGCCTCTTGAGCTCTCTTTCCAGTATAGCCAGGCAGCCGGCTCTTTCTCTTGCATCCGTGAGCCCATCGGGGGACATCACGCTCGAGCCCATCATGTTGCAAAGCTTCGCTTGGAAGTTCGCAAGGATGATGAGCTGCCGGAACCGTCGAGGCACGGCatcctcgtcttcttcaagccgCGCCCTTTCAACTAGGTAGTCATTCTGGGAGGTGGGTGGCAAGCCGAGTATGCTTGCCCAGCATTGCTCGGTGAAAAAGATTCCGAGCCACGTTCTGGTTCTCCATTTCTCAGCGTCCGGCATTGACGTCTGCGTTCTAGTGAATTCGGACATGAAGCGGCCCCGGTGAAGGCCGAGCTGGTACGAAAGCGACTTTGCGAGCCCGACAAACCTGTAGGAACAGTCGTCTAGCACTTTCTGGTTGGGCAAGGGCCAGTTGCACAGTATGAGCAACGCCTGGGAAATGTGCGTGGACCTCGGGGTTCGTATCCAGCAGGTCTCGATGGCCAGCTGCTTGATCAGAGAGGCTAGTTGTATGTAGAGCGTTGGTTCCGGTTCCGAAAGGCAAGCCGTGAGCATCACAgtccaaaaaagcagctgcGACTGAGAGTAGAGCTCTGTCGCGCTGTTCGTGTACATGATCGGGAAGTACGGCAGGAACTTGTCAACGAACACCGCGTGCAGCTCATTGGCTTTGGCTATCGAGATCGTGACTTCCCCGAGCACAAACTCGTCTATGTTAGCCTGTGGCGAGGGAAGGGGCGCGATTGTGTTCGTGGTGGCCACTATGGGCGTTTTGCTCGACGAGTTTTCCTTGCTGCCCGTGTTGTCCGGTGTCAGGCAGGGGCTGCCCTGGGACGACGGCGCGTTGGGCGGGGAAGCGTAGGACGCCGAATGCCGCTTCAGAGCGATCTGAAGCACCGGTGGCAGCGCGTCGCCGTTGGCGGCGCTCGTGGGCATCGCGCCCGTGAGCTGGATAGTCTTGGTAGCCAGCGACACTCGAGCGCTAGGGAAGTCCTTGATCCTCAGCGCCGGTGGAGACGGTGAGTCCCCGGAAGCGTGCACCGAGTTGCTCAGGAGCCGCGGCTCGCTTGCCAGGTATGTCTGGACAGAAACCTTGCTATGCGGCGACTGGGAGGTCTCCGCGGCTTTCTCAGCGGTCTTTTCGGCCGCCGCGCCACTCACCGCGCCGTTTTCGCCGCCCGCGTGCGTGTGCTGCCCAGCGCCGCTAAGCGCGGTGCGCTGGAGCGCCTGCGCGATCAGGCTTTCGTTGTGCGTCAGGTACTCGATCTTCAGCTTGAGCTCGTCAACGTCGTTCCGCAGGCTCTGCAGCTGGGAGCCCTTCTTGGGCCGGAACCGCGGGTCGATCTCGCAGCGCAGGCCCATCCGCTCGCACCGCGAGCAGGGCGCGGGGAAGTTGTCGCTGGCATTGCACTTGATCTTGTGCTGCCGGCAGTGCGTGCACGACGTCACGGGCCGATGGCCCGTGGACCCTGCCGCCGCCTtgctgtcgctgctgcagcCCTTGTCCTCGCTCCCGCCACTCCCACCGCCGTTGCCGCCGCCGCTCTTGGAACCGCTATCGCCCGCCTGTGGCCCGGCCCCTGTCGCGGTCAGATTCGGCAGCCGCAGCTCCTCGCTCTTCACATTCTTGCGCTTCGTCTCCCGCGCGCTTCCACCATCGCGCTCTTCGGCTGAGCTCCTTCTCTTCAGCCCGCTCGCCTCCGAGCTCCTCCTCGATGTCTGTGGTAAACCGCTCATTCCGCCATATCACTGCGATCCCGCAatctctcaaaaaaaaatctAAAAAACGGTAAATGATAACCACCCTCTTCTTGCGCCTTGTACAGAACAAGTAGCGCTGGTTAACCTTGGGGATGTTCGCCGCGATGACCTGGCTGATCCAATTGTGATTTGCTAACTTGATTCATTTAAACTTTGCGACATATTTGTATTTTCAatgtcaaattttttttatgtaTGCACTAAAGGCGAATTGCGGACTTCGCGAAGAATCGACCTTTCGATGTCCGCAACACCGCAACACCGCAATGCAGCCCAGTAGGCAACCGGTAGCGGGCTAGCCGCGTCTTTTACCAGATTTTTAATCTCCCCTCGATGCTGCCACCGTGCGTAGGCCTGATCTAATGCTTGTAACAGCGAAAAGGCGTTAAGAGCAGGAAGAACCTGAGGTACGCTTTGCTCTTCCCCACAAAGAGGCCTTTGGCGCATTATCCGGGGCAGCTTAGCGAATCAAGATCTGGAGGCCAATGACTAAGCTTTCTCGACGTTGACTTCGTGTAGGAACACTTGTGTAATTGAAGTGGTCGAGCCGGGCCGGACGCGTATGACATGACGTGCCGTACAGGGCTCTGCGACGGCACAGAAGATGAGAGCCGTGAGGACGGCGTTCTGTTCGAGTAGGCGGGGTCACAAAGAAGCCGAGACGCGGGGTACGCGGGGGACGCGTGGAGCGAGGCGTTTGCACACACACGCGTCGCGTGTGTGTCACGTGCTGAACATGTGCTCACTGCAGGACCTCGCGACGAAGGTCGAATTGGGAGTGCTTAGGTAACATACGTAGTTCATGTGTGTTCGCTATACAGGAGATTTAGGCCTTGGTGTAGCGCAGGTAGGGCTTGACCGTGGTGAAGTCGccgaacttcttcttggcgtCCGCGTCTGAGACCGTGGGTGGGATGATGACGTCCTCGCCCGGCTGCCAGTTGATGGGCGTAACCACGCCCTTGGCGTCGCCCTTCTGCAGGGCGTCGATGACTCGCAGGACCTCGGAGGAGTTTCTGCCCACGGAGGCCGGGTAGGTGATGATCAGGCGGACCTTCTTGGCCGGGTCGATCACGTAGACGGAGCGGATGGTGGCGACGACGCCCTTGCtcaggttcttgaagcccTCCTCGTCGACCATGTCGTACAGGAAGGCGACCTCTCGGTCGGCGTCGCCGACGATGGGGAACGCGAACTTGTCGAGCGAGCTGATCTCCTCGATGTCCTTGATCCACTTCTGGTGCTTGTCGACCTCCTCGGCGGACAGACCGATCAGCTTGACGTTGCGCTTTTCGAACTCGGGCTTCAGCTGCGCGAACGCCCCGAGCTCCGTTGTGCACACGGGAGTGAAGTCTGCAGGGTGCGAGAACAGAACGCCCCACGAGTCACCGAGGTAGTCGTGGAAGTTCAGTTTGCCCTGCGTGGTCTGCGCGGTGAAGTTGGGCGCCAGGGAGTTGATTCTTAGCCTGGGCTGCTCCTCCTGCTTGAATGTTCTGATCATTCTGACTGCGCTCTTCAGCATGGGCTGCTGCTGGGAAAGAGGCTTTCTAGCGGTGAAAAGGGGGCGTACAAACATGTCCGGTTTGGCAATTGGTGACAGATAGCGGGGGAAGGCGTGCGCGAGGGCGTATGCAGAAGGTCGCCGGCTTTTTTAtagctgttgctgaaggCTTCCGGTGCCCTCCCCTATCATCGTCTGCGAAAAAAGCTGTAAAAAAGAGACAATGTGGCTTCCCGGTACTGGAAGTAGGTCACGTGCATGACATCGGGTCGTCGCGCAGTTGGCGCCAGCCTACGCAGTTCTAGCGCCCCGGTCTGACGCTCAAGCCTGTGTATAACCTTCTGGCTCTGGGGTTGTGCTGTCTGGCCTACCGGTGCGACGCTCTGCACCAGATGTCAGTTTTGAGTAAAACAAAAACGCGCGTTTAGGAAAGCCCTGGGACTAACTGTGACTGTCTCTGGCTTACCGTTAGTGGAACCCGCATCCTGGCTGCTGTGCGCGCACGGACTCGAGAAGGGCGTGGCGCAAATGCGTCTGCAGTACCGCTTTATGGCCGTGGTAGCAGGTCTTGACAATGTTAGTTCCGCAGCGCCGCGACGAGCGCGCCTCCAAGTGCGGATTTGGTCGTGACCTGGAGAACCGCCATTAGCATGTCGTTTGTTTAAAATAATCTTGACCACCAGGTGTGAGAAGTGACAACATTAAACCCTCTAGCGGCTGGAGGAAGCGGAGGGCTTAGCCTAGGCGGGACAATGCATGTGCACCCCCCATCTCCCATAGAAGGCTTAAGTCATAATCAAAC from Lachancea thermotolerans CBS 6340 chromosome C complete sequence includes:
- the SEF1 gene encoding Sef1p (similar to uniprot|P34228 Saccharomyces cerevisiae YBL066C SEF1 Suppressor of Essential Function putative transcription factor), which translates into the protein MSGLPQTSRRSSEASGLKRRSSAEERDGGSARETKRKNVKSEELRLPNLTATGAGPQAGDSGSKSGGGNGGGSGGSEDKGCSSDSKAAAGSTGHRPVTSCTHCRQHKIKCNASDNFPAPCSRCERMGLRCEIDPRFRPKKGSQLQSLRNDVDELKLKIEYLTHNESLIAQALQRTALSGAGQHTHAGGENGAVSGAAAEKTAEKAAETSQSPHSKVSVQTYLASEPRLLSNSVHASGDSPSPPALRIKDFPSARVSLATKTIQLTGAMPTSAANGDALPPVLQIALKRHSASYASPPNAPSSQGSPCLTPDNTGSKENSSSKTPIVATTNTIAPLPSPQANIDEFVLGEVTISIAKANELHAVFVDKFLPYFPIMYTNSATELYSQSQLLFWTVMLTACLSEPEPTLYIQLASLIKQLAIETCWIRTPRSTHISQALLILCNWPLPNQKVLDDCSYRFVGLAKSLSYQLGLHRGRFMSEFTRTQTSMPDAEKWRTRTWLGIFFTEQCWASILGLPPTSQNDYLVERARLEEDEDAVPRRFRQLIILANFQAKLCNMMGSSVMSPDGLTDARERAGCLAILERELKRLNTKFSFEEDTVVEMYYLYVKLMICCFAFLPGTPTEDQSKYVTEAYLCATKVVTLLTKLLESANLIQLPIYVRQSVTYSALILFKLQLTPLLLDKYVDSARQSIVTVHRLYRNQLTAWTASVENDISRTASVLEKLNFVLISQPEIFIEEEGIITRMRSHLTGTLFYDLVWCIHEARRRQNDPHYREELSKRLERMADSKNNNDSSSKERKLFPLPFYNQISKEDFETITQTTPGGTTVTTLIPTKNAIQQAKQLAERQGDQMGPIRYINGIPISVLEETGSVKLDPSLTAQDQNAVSAADSRNATAPPNSLKASVTTEDIMPKSPLLFEQPMQRSASTPSAETPGTARRAANVSSSIATGNTDSLFSMNTSAPLAASLAKAIPLEAVAGSPPLHTNSYSSLNMFLAGDGSEKNESAAAALMQPQQSQNQQASDLDNFFQQQSAGWIEGNSSNDDFLGWFDINMAPEF
- the PRX1 gene encoding thioredoxin peroxidase PRX1 (similar to uniprot|P34227 Saccharomyces cerevisiae YBL064C PRX1 Mitochondrial peroxiredoxin (1-Cys Prx) with thioredoxin peroxidase activity has a role in reduction of hydroperoxides induced during respiratory growth and under conditions of oxidative stress), coding for MFVRPLFTARKPLSQQQPMLKSAVRMIRTFKQEEQPRLRINSLAPNFTAQTTQGKLNFHDYLGDSWGVLFSHPADFTPVCTTELGAFAQLKPEFEKRNVKLIGLSAEEVDKHQKWIKDIEEISSLDKFAFPIVGDADREVAFLYDMVDEEGFKNLSKGVVATIRSVYVIDPAKKVRLIITYPASVGRNSSEVLRVIDALQKGDAKGVVTPINWQPGEDVIIPPTVSDADAKKKFGDFTTVKPYLRYTKA